The following are from one region of the Vicinamibacterales bacterium genome:
- a CDS encoding ABC transporter permease — protein sequence MFRHLSVRLSSLFKRARLERELDTELRYHLDMLIEQNLAKGMPPDAARREAQRVFGTMDAVKDDVRDSWLSRFVEVAAQDIRYGVRSLRRNPGFALVIIVTMALGIGANTAIFSVVNGVLLRPLPYQDGDKLVVLHHGQSDPVANDFGFSPKEMDDYRQAQSLSGVVEFHNMFFNLLGRAEPERLSTGVVSANYFDVLGVTPLHGRTFVAADDAPGAPAVLVLGYKYWERSFGGDRSVVGQTFRMNDRPHTVIGVMPPVPQYPLEVDIYMPSSACPFRSSPSLIANRRGRMLTAFARVRPEVTLAKAQADLDLVAARLQTDYKGFYPDSGFKAAGIPLKTELTRNFTTTLWVLLGTAGFVLLIVCASIANLLLARMVRREREISVRAALGATRGRLLRQLLTESLVLALCGGVLGLVLSALSLRLLVNFAGRFTSRANEISIDLTVLFFTLGVSVLTGLIFGSIPAFARRIDVAPALREGGRSSHSSQRVRSVLIVAQVSASFMLLIAAGLTLRSLLNVQRIDPGIKTENLISYGAYMSFDKFPLTLPPAERRAKIAGYWTEYERRLGSIPGVIAVAGGGTFPLNEIDPFPQGLVRDGRPLPPGVQPPQINVRFATPDYFRTLGQSIAAGRSFAASDTLTSTGVAIVNQSAARLFWPNEDPIGTRIAGGGPGQFRTIVGVVADVRQQLDRAPAAEVYVPVAQTANLNTTWVIQSKLPIEDAVRNIKAVSQTHDRDLPVENFRTLAEVRSEGLAPRRVVVALIGMFGFLALVITAAGIAGVIAFSVNQRTQEFGIRMALGAPRAGVLTMVLREGLQLVTIGLGIGLAGALALTRVLGSVIFEAPPASAGPTPPPLTLLVDTVPTDVFTYIGVVAALLLVAVLACLMPARRAASVDPMVALRAQ from the coding sequence ATGTTCCGTCATCTCTCCGTCCGCCTCTCGTCGCTGTTCAAGCGGGCGCGCCTCGAGCGCGAGCTCGATACCGAGCTGCGCTACCACCTCGACATGCTGATCGAGCAGAACCTCGCGAAAGGCATGCCGCCCGACGCCGCCCGGCGCGAGGCGCAGCGCGTGTTCGGCACGATGGACGCCGTCAAGGACGACGTCCGCGACAGCTGGCTCTCCCGCTTCGTCGAGGTCGCCGCGCAGGACATCCGCTACGGCGTCCGCAGTCTCCGGCGCAATCCCGGCTTCGCCCTGGTCATCATCGTCACCATGGCGCTCGGCATCGGCGCCAACACCGCCATCTTCAGCGTCGTCAACGGCGTGCTCCTGCGGCCGCTGCCCTACCAGGACGGCGACAAGCTGGTCGTGCTGCACCACGGCCAGAGCGATCCGGTCGCCAATGACTTCGGCTTCTCGCCGAAGGAGATGGACGACTACCGGCAGGCGCAGTCGCTCAGCGGCGTGGTCGAGTTCCACAACATGTTCTTCAACCTGCTCGGCCGCGCCGAGCCGGAGCGTCTGTCGACCGGCGTGGTGTCGGCCAATTACTTCGACGTGCTGGGCGTCACGCCGCTGCACGGCCGGACGTTCGTCGCCGCCGACGACGCGCCGGGCGCTCCCGCCGTCCTCGTCCTCGGCTACAAGTACTGGGAGCGCAGCTTCGGCGGCGACCGCAGCGTGGTCGGGCAGACGTTCCGGATGAACGACAGGCCGCACACGGTGATCGGCGTGATGCCGCCGGTGCCGCAGTATCCGCTGGAAGTCGACATCTACATGCCGTCGTCGGCGTGCCCGTTCCGATCCAGTCCCAGCCTGATCGCGAACCGCCGCGGCCGGATGCTCACCGCGTTCGCGCGCGTCCGTCCCGAGGTGACGCTCGCCAAGGCGCAGGCCGATCTCGATCTGGTCGCGGCGCGGCTGCAGACCGATTACAAGGGCTTCTATCCCGACAGCGGGTTCAAGGCCGCAGGTATTCCGCTCAAGACGGAACTGACGCGGAACTTCACCACGACGCTGTGGGTGCTGCTGGGAACCGCGGGATTCGTCCTGCTGATCGTGTGCGCCTCGATCGCCAACCTGCTGCTGGCGCGGATGGTCCGTCGCGAGCGGGAGATCTCGGTCCGCGCCGCGCTCGGCGCGACGCGCGGGCGGCTGCTGCGGCAGCTGCTGACCGAAAGCCTGGTGCTGGCGCTGTGCGGCGGCGTGCTCGGCCTGGTCCTCTCTGCCCTCTCGCTGCGGTTGCTGGTCAATTTCGCCGGCCGCTTCACGTCCCGGGCCAACGAGATCTCGATCGACCTGACGGTGCTCTTCTTCACCCTCGGCGTGTCCGTGCTGACCGGACTGATCTTCGGCTCGATCCCGGCGTTCGCGCGCCGCATCGACGTGGCCCCGGCGCTCCGCGAAGGAGGCCGCTCCAGCCACTCCAGCCAGCGGGTGCGCAGCGTGCTGATCGTCGCGCAGGTCAGCGCGTCGTTCATGCTGCTGATCGCCGCCGGCCTGACGCTGCGCAGCCTCCTCAACGTGCAGCGGATCGATCCCGGCATCAAGACCGAGAATCTGATCTCCTACGGCGCTTACATGAGCTTCGACAAGTTCCCGCTGACGCTGCCGCCGGCCGAGCGGCGCGCGAAGATCGCCGGGTACTGGACGGAGTACGAACGCCGCCTCGGTTCCATTCCGGGCGTGATCGCCGTCGCCGGCGGCGGCACGTTCCCGCTGAACGAGATCGACCCGTTCCCGCAGGGGCTCGTCAGGGACGGCCGGCCGTTGCCGCCCGGCGTGCAGCCCCCGCAGATCAACGTGCGATTCGCGACGCCCGACTACTTCCGCACGCTCGGTCAGTCGATCGCGGCCGGACGATCGTTCGCCGCGTCGGACACGCTCACCTCCACCGGCGTCGCGATCGTGAACCAGTCTGCGGCCAGGCTGTTCTGGCCCAACGAAGATCCGATCGGCACGCGCATCGCCGGAGGCGGGCCGGGCCAGTTCCGCACGATCGTCGGCGTCGTCGCCGACGTGCGGCAGCAGCTCGATCGCGCACCGGCGGCGGAGGTCTACGTTCCGGTGGCCCAGACCGCGAACCTGAACACCACGTGGGTGATCCAGTCCAAGCTGCCGATCGAAGACGCCGTGCGGAACATCAAGGCGGTTTCGCAGACGCATGACCGCGATCTGCCGGTGGAGAACTTCCGAACGCTCGCCGAGGTGCGATCGGAGGGGCTCGCGCCGCGCCGCGTCGTCGTGGCGCTGATCGGCATGTTCGGGTTCCTCGCGCTGGTCATCACTGCCGCGGGAATCGCCGGCGTGATCGCCTTCTCGGTGAACCAGCGCACGCAGGAGTTCGGCATCAGGATGGCGCTCGGCGCCCCTCGCGCCGGCGTGCTGACGATGGTGCTCCGCGAGGGACTGCAGCTCGTGACCATCGGCCTCGGGATCGGACTCGCCGGGGCGCTCGCGCTGACGCGGGTGCTCGGCTCCGTCATCTTCGAGGCGCCGCCGGCGAGCGCCGGGCCCACGCCGCCGCCGCTCACGCTGCTCGTCGACACGGTTCCGACCGACGTGTTCACCTACATCGGCGTGGTCGCTGCGCTGTTGCTGGTCGCCGTCCTCGCCTGCCTGATGCCGGCCCGCCGCGCGGCGTCGGTGGACCCTATGGTTGCGCTTAGGGCGCAGTAG
- a CDS encoding PadR family transcriptional regulator, translating into MAPKSDLLQGTLDLLILRTLSGEPMHGWGISQRIQQLSKDVLQVNQGSLYPALHRLEQQGLIAAEWGSSENNRQAKFYQLTRDGRRQLAEETKTWERLSTAVARVLAGL; encoded by the coding sequence ATGGCGCCCAAATCAGACCTGCTCCAGGGCACGCTGGATCTGTTGATCCTGCGGACGCTCTCGGGTGAACCGATGCACGGGTGGGGCATCTCGCAGCGGATCCAGCAGCTCTCGAAAGACGTGCTGCAGGTGAACCAGGGGTCGTTGTACCCCGCGCTGCACCGGCTCGAGCAGCAGGGGCTGATCGCGGCGGAATGGGGCAGCTCGGAAAACAACCGGCAGGCGAAGTTCTATCAGCTCACGCGGGACGGCCGCAGGCAGCTCGCGGAAGAGACGAAGACCTGGGAACGCCTTTCCACCGCCGTCGCGCGCGTGCTTGCCGGACTCTGA